The following DNA comes from Augochlora pura isolate Apur16 chromosome 6, APUR_v2.2.1, whole genome shotgun sequence.
TTTTGTtgattaaaagaaaactaCCCCTTGAATCTATCAGCCAAAGACCcgaaattttaaaactaatGGTTTAGTTCGATCGCGTCGTGGGAAAACCTTCGTTTAATGTCTTTCTTACGATCTTAGATGTGCATAATGGTTGTCAGaatttagtcgaataaataaagtggAATTATGTATCTGTAGCGCCAGTGCCGACTCCTGTTTGCGATCGTGGCAACCTGGTTCCAGTTTAGGTGCAAAGACGGCAGATGGGGCAGCGATGATAGTCGACTGGGTGGGGGGCAGTGACCTTGAGCAACAAATTGATTTTGCCCAAGCTAGCTGGCGTGGTCAGAACATTTCTTCAAAGGGGGATCGCACCCTTGTGTTATTTACCCGTGTTTCTCCGCTAATTCCCGTGCCTTATCTTCGCTAACGACACGTTTGTCTTCCAGATCGGACTTATTCCCGCAGAGAATTATGTCTGGATCTTCGCAGTATGCGTGAGTCTACACGTGTACAGATATCTTCAATGATTTTGATTAGCTTAACGAGTACTTTGTAGGCTCGAACGACGGTTTGAGTTGCGAGGTAACATCGAAACGCTTTGTATACAATGGATAGAGTGGAACATTGTAGATAGTCTTTTCGGGgagcaataaatttattaagtgTAAGAACATGACACAGAGATATACAGTCGTAGACAATCGTTTGAATTCCGTAATACAGGATTTATTGATGAAATACGTGAGGACTTGTAGAGGTCCAGAGTGATTAATCTGAGTTACTGAAAGTGTGAGAGAGTCCCATATACAGCTACACTACGGTGTAAAGCTATCATGCATCATGCAGAAAGAGGTAACGACCGTACTACAGAATGCAAACAGACAAATCTCAACTCAAATCATCGTTCAACCTTGAGGACTAAGCCGTCTACAGctacagtattaataaatgattagtACCCTAAGTTGTTCCAGCCAATTTCTGACTTCAAGGAATGATAGCTCATTGGTCAGGTCAAAGATTAGGAGGAACCCCATGGAATCCCGGTAAAATGTAGTTGTTAAGCTTCTGAACCTGGATATTAATAGCATGGAAGCTCTTTGTAGATAATTATGGTAATTAGGCACTATCATTATCTCTATTAGGGGGAATGCTAACGACACTGGCTGCCATGAATGCACAAAACAATGTATGCGCATCGATCCATctacttaaaatatattcctcAAGGATCATGAATAAGTGTTAATGGCTTCTAACTAATTGATACTGTTATTAAAGGTTGCTTCTACCAAAGCACTACTACTAATATAGAAAAACCATTACCGCTCCTGGCCAGCTGTATCCCACAGCTGCAAGTGCACACGTTGGGTTCTACCATTTGCTGTCTGGTATATCTGCAATAGACAATGATCCCATCTTGTCAGTAGCCTCATGCGTACCTTAAGTCTCATTTACATACACGAACACTTGCCATGTATCTCTGCCAATCAAAcgaactgcggattttactGCAAACTAATTCTACCAAAAGTCCTGATCAACCTTaacattgtataaaattgtagacATCTGCtgaaaaatccgcagtcgTTTTCTAATCGCTAAATAACCAACTCACCACCCGTTTTTCCTTAAAATCAATGCCAACCGTCGACATAAAATTCGAGTCAAAAGTGCCAGACGTGTATTGGCACAGGAAGCTGGTCTTGCCAACTCCAGAGTTCCCAAGGGCCAGAAATTTAATCAAGTAATCGTAATCCATTTTCGATGATTGgctattgaaattattgactGATTTTGTCGAGAATCGGTGCTTCAACAGGAAACGTCAAACCCTCTAGGCATGACTCTGAGTAAGTCCCTTCGTTGCAAAGGACGCTCGCATTTCAATGACAGAAAGGTCGTTTCGGTGCACGAAACATGTGCGACATTAGACACCTGTTGCCTACGTATACAGTTTTCAAAAGATACGCGCGTCTCGACACGAAACACCCCGTATACGCTACCGTCTGCTGCGGCCGCCAAAGTGGAGGATCCTCGGGATCGAAGTTATGGTTTCCGCAGACCCGTAAAAATCAACACCACCGTTCTAAATTCACGAACTACACTGAACCTCGTCCACACCGATGTGCGACAGGTGGAAGGACGCCACGATTGTGGGTGGATGTTGGATGGATGAGCCAGCAGTCCCACCAAACTAACTGTAGAAACAGGAAAAGTCCCTGCCATAGGAATAAAATGGCGATCGGAAGACGCGGTTCCCCATTGGCGACCGCATTTCAGAGCATATACACGAAAGACAACTTATTCAACAATAATCAACGGGTCTTAAAATTCCCAacatattctataattatcgttttatttaaaaaaatataaatttttgctgTAAAAATTAGTCTTTCCACTAATTTTCTGAACAAATAAAGTGCAGTCTCGTTTCAATGCTACCAACAACATTAAGTTTAGAGATTCTCGTATGGTGTGGACAAAATATATGTTGTATATAGTGGTATAACTATATAGCGAAGTTATACAATGTACTGCAGGTACTGATCGGAATAACTTCGTATGTAGATACATAACTAGGATTTCTAACTTCTtcgtgatttaattattatacgtgCCATCACGTTATTCACGTGCAGATCAAATTCTGTAATCCTACTATTTTGTTAAGCAGAAGGTCACGAGACGCTCACGGTATCTCCGATAGTAATTATTCCATCGTCTTTGGATTCTCTAGTTAAATAAATGCCGAACTTTATTTTGCCGTGGAATTGTTCGGCAAGAGTTCGCAATGGTTCTACGGTTTTTACGCCAGTTGTTTGGTCAATACAAATCATCTGACACCGAGTACAAGGTCCTGCGACCTAAACGAGACAAATTATCGTATGATACCTCGATGCGAAAACCGATGATGATCTGTACTATAATTAGATTACATAccgcaaatttatttttcccgaTACAAACGCATGTCCACTTCGTTTCCTCAAAAGCTTCGCAGCCGCTTAACACCATGTTCCCTCTGAACCTATGCATAATCGTATCCTTCTGAACTTTTGTATCAGGCACTTTGTCACTGAGCCATGACACACTTGCCTTGTttag
Coding sequences within:
- the Rab27 gene encoding RAS oncogene family member Rab27, which gives rise to MDYDYLIKFLALGNSGVGKTSFLCQYTSGTFDSNFMSTVGIDFKEKRVIYQTANGRTQRVHLQLWDTAGQERFRSLTTTFYRDSMGFLLIFDLTNELSFLEVRNWLEQLRTHAYCEDPDIILCGNKSDLEDKRVVSEDKARELAEKHGLVYLETSAASGQNVAHAVEVLLDRVMRRMETTVDKSLLPHQRVLRCHERDTPPPSSSCYC